Below is a genomic region from Piliocolobus tephrosceles isolate RC106 unplaced genomic scaffold, ASM277652v3 unscaffolded_43755, whole genome shotgun sequence.
GGAATCGTATCAAAGAATTTCCATGACATTGCAAAGGCTTTGGGCAGATGGCAATAAGTAAATGCCTCCTATAAAGTTTCCCTTCAGCATGCCTTTCTGAAGTTTAGcgttttcatgttaaaaatggCATACTGGTTTTGCAGATCACTCAGTGAAGTTTCCAACTtaggtatataaataaaatttggggGTTTTCCTCACCATCGAGGACAGTTGATGCTCTAGGAAGCTGTGTGGTGTTTGAGGCATGGCGTTGAATATTGCCCAGCACATTGGCCTTGGGAAAGGTGGGTTTATAGGACGGTGGAACACACTCTGCAATCACGGTGCAGCACACACAGAAAATCTCGGTGTTGGCTTTGCCTCTTAGGAGGCCAGGGAACGAGGTCTTGAAATTTGGATACGTTGTTGGGAAAGCTGCGGGAATTGAGGAGTGAAATGTTAAAAGTGGAGGCCGGGGAGGCCTCCCTTTGACATAAGAGGCAcctgaaacccagaaaaaaggaagagaattgcTCCTAGTCCCTGGGGTGTCTATGCTGGGCCCAGCGCCCACCCAAGCACAGGGTGGAGCGGGATGaggtggaggagaggaggggtGCCAAAGGGGATGCTGAGGGAGATAGTGTGGGGCCCTTGAGGTCTTCATGTCTATCCTCTCCTTCCGTCCTTTCTCCCGGGACCTCCACTCCAAACTGTCACCCCTGGACCCCCAGGTGACCATGGAGGAAGAAGATGAGTCTCGAGGGAAGACGGAGGAGTCGGGCGAGGATCGGGGCGATGGTCCGCCAGACAGAGACCCCACACTTTCTCCTTCTGCCTTTATCCTGGTGAGGCTGCTGGGCTCCTGGCACTGAGGGATGGAGGAGCTGGGCATCCACACTCCAGGGGCCTGACTCCGGGGCCCAAGGCAGGGGCACTGGACTCCTGGCTCCCGTGAAGCACTTGAGTCTGGCTGTCAGTGTCTGGGATGTCTGTCTCccaaggggcagaggttgcaaagcATCTGCCTGGGTCCTCTGACGCTTGGTTCTTCCCCCCTTCCCCAGCGAGCCATCCAGCAGGCTGTGGGAAGCTCCCTGCAGGGGGACCTGCCCAATGATAAAGGTATGGTGGCTTCCGGTTCCTTTCAGCCCCGCCCTCTCTCGGCGCTCTTTATCCTAATGTCATTGATAGAAGCTTTTCTGAAGCCACCTGGGTGGCACCCTTGTGCTGGCACGGGGAGCCAAAAATGGGCAGATACCCTGTGGCTGCCTTGGAAGGGCCTAATGTGCGGTGGAAGGGAGACAGGCACAGTGctgggagagggcaggaggcccACCTCAGCTAGCATGGTGGGAGACGGGTCAGGGCACCTTCCCAGAGCGGGGACAGGTGAACGGGCTCTCTAAGGACCTATGAGTCTAAGGACCTAGGATTAGAGGGAAGCCTGATTGGCTGCAGCAGGCCCACAGCACAGGTGCGGCAGCGAGGAGCTGTGCTGGGGTTCCTTGGGGCTGG
It encodes:
- the LOC113224126 gene encoding splicing factor, arginine/serine-rich 19-like; its protein translation is MEEEDESRGKTEESGEDRGDGPPDRDPTLSPSAFILRAIQQAVGSSLQGDLPNDKDGSRCHGLRWRRCRSPRSEPRSQESGGTDTATVSKKRGLGA